A region of Actinobacillus porcitonsillarum DNA encodes the following proteins:
- the nrfB gene encoding cytochrome c nitrite reductase pentaheme subunit, with amino-acid sequence MKNIITKAGRAIALQAVVFAGLFAISTANAEMPAQPKPLWTEQSNSQMAEDARRDPNKYCTQCHESANATGKPFSHAGKHFQESAKSPNNGKQVTCVSCHGNISEDHRKGVKDVMRFNAHGKTSNDKLERSVHEQNQVCVACHTEDKLREKFWAHDTHANKIACANCHELHPEKDPMKDIPEKQRIKLCTDCHTRIQAKKEEANAQEAKENK; translated from the coding sequence ATGAAAAATATCATTACCAAAGCAGGGCGAGCAATCGCCCTACAAGCGGTCGTTTTTGCCGGTCTTTTTGCGATTTCAACTGCAAATGCAGAAATGCCGGCACAGCCTAAACCGCTATGGACAGAGCAATCAAACAGCCAAATGGCCGAAGATGCTCGCCGTGATCCGAATAAATATTGTACGCAATGTCACGAATCTGCAAATGCAACAGGTAAACCATTTAGCCATGCCGGCAAACACTTTCAAGAAAGTGCAAAAAGCCCAAACAACGGCAAACAAGTAACCTGTGTAAGCTGCCACGGAAACATCTCTGAAGATCACCGTAAAGGCGTGAAAGATGTGATGCGTTTTAATGCTCACGGCAAAACAAGCAATGATAAGTTAGAACGCTCTGTTCACGAACAAAATCAAGTTTGTGTCGCTTGCCATACGGAAGATAAATTACGTGAAAAATTCTGGGCACACGATACACACGCAAACAAAATTGCTTGTGCAAACTGCCACGAACTTCACCCAGAAAAAGATCCGATGAAAGACATTCCTGAAAAACAACGTATTAAACTTTGTACAGATTGTCATACCCGTATCCAAGCTAAAAAAGAAGAAGCTAACGCTCAGGAAGCTAAGGAAAATAAATAA
- the nrfD gene encoding cytochrome c nitrite reductase subunit NrfD, with protein MSNYIPFQTPNLVWDSTIAIYLFLLGIASGSVQLAIAYRNSVKVEKPSENWIIRSAAVLGTIPTIIGLTLLIFHLTKPWTFWKLMFNYNGSSVMSMGVMLFQVYMAVLVVWIAIMFKDWIANLVHRYFPAFKFLLGWIDFAENKLLKVVEFVLFVLAAVLGAYTGFLLSALISYPMLNNPVLPALFLASGTSSGIAATFLMILIAGKLSGHSQEVNFIHKFEVPIMVTELGLLVCFFVGLHFGGGDKTLALHNALSGFWGMVFWIGVFFIGILIPLVANIFGGDKVKHSVKTIILVSIFDLIGVLCLRYFILYAGQLTVAS; from the coding sequence ATGAGTAACTATATTCCATTTCAAACCCCTAATTTAGTGTGGGACAGCACCATTGCCATTTATCTCTTTTTATTAGGGATTGCTTCAGGTTCTGTGCAGTTAGCCATTGCTTACCGCAATAGTGTGAAGGTTGAAAAACCGAGTGAAAACTGGATCATTCGCAGTGCTGCGGTGTTAGGCACCATTCCAACGATTATCGGTTTAACGTTATTGATCTTTCACTTAACGAAACCGTGGACGTTCTGGAAATTAATGTTCAACTATAATGGCAGCTCTGTGATGTCAATGGGGGTAATGCTTTTCCAAGTCTATATGGCTGTACTGGTCGTCTGGATCGCCATTATGTTTAAGGACTGGATTGCAAACCTTGTTCATCGTTATTTTCCTGCATTCAAATTCCTTTTAGGCTGGATCGATTTTGCAGAGAATAAATTGCTTAAAGTGGTTGAGTTTGTGCTATTTGTATTAGCTGCCGTCTTAGGGGCTTATACCGGCTTCTTACTTTCAGCATTGATTAGCTACCCAATGTTAAACAACCCTGTTCTTCCTGCGCTATTCCTCGCATCAGGAACATCATCAGGGATTGCGGCCACTTTCTTGATGATTTTAATCGCAGGAAAATTGTCCGGACATAGCCAAGAAGTGAACTTTATTCACAAATTTGAAGTACCGATTATGGTTACTGAATTAGGCTTATTAGTTTGCTTCTTTGTTGGTTTACATTTTGGTGGCGGCGATAAAACCCTTGCATTACACAACGCCTTATCCGGTTTCTGGGGAATGGTATTCTGGATTGGGGTATTCTTTATCGGGATTTTAATTCCATTAGTTGCCAACATTTTTGGCGGCGATAAAGTGAAACACAGTGTAAAAACCATTATTTTAGTCTCCATTTTCGACTTAATTGGGGTACTCTGTTTACGTTATTTTATCCTCTATGCAGGGCAATTAACGGTTGCAAGTTAA
- the rsmD gene encoding 16S rRNA (guanine(966)-N(2))-methyltransferase RsmD: MKAKSTQKQQSLGEVRVIAGLWRGRKLPVLNAEGLRPTTDRVKETLFNWLMSDIADNRCLDCFAGSGSLGIEALSRQAQAVVFLEKFTNAAAQLKKNLEKLKTEKGVVFNVDTLQFLAKPNQDKPFDVVFIDPPFHHQLVPKVLALLAQNHWLSEQAILYVETEKDHPPLVLPEGWQMIKEKSAGMVTSRLIQLTPLKSE; encoded by the coding sequence ATGAAAGCAAAATCAACACAAAAACAACAATCTCTCGGCGAAGTAAGAGTTATTGCCGGTTTATGGCGAGGGCGAAAACTTCCCGTCTTAAATGCCGAAGGGCTAAGACCGACCACAGATCGAGTAAAAGAAACCTTATTTAATTGGTTAATGAGCGATATTGCAGATAACCGCTGTTTAGATTGTTTTGCCGGAAGTGGCTCTTTAGGCATTGAAGCCCTTTCTCGCCAAGCACAAGCGGTGGTTTTTCTTGAAAAATTTACCAATGCGGCAGCACAGTTGAAAAAAAATCTTGAGAAATTAAAGACAGAAAAAGGCGTGGTCTTTAATGTAGATACACTTCAATTTTTAGCGAAACCAAACCAAGATAAGCCTTTTGATGTCGTTTTTATTGATCCGCCGTTTCATCATCAACTTGTTCCTAAAGTTTTAGCATTGCTCGCCCAAAATCATTGGCTCTCTGAACAAGCAATTCTCTATGTTGAAACGGAAAAAGATCATCCGCCTTTAGTATTGCCGGAAGGTTGGCAAATGATTAAAGAGAAATCGGCAGGTATGGTAACCAGCCGATTAATTCAATTAACCCCTTTAAAAAGTGAGTAA
- the pnuC gene encoding nicotinamide riboside transporter PnuC has product MNSTSLLTKLKQELFSGWTKFEASWLLLFLAIQIGIFIIQPDSWIATIAAITGILCVVFVGKGKISNYFFGLISVSLYAYISYTFKLYGEMMLNLLVYVPVQFIGFYFWRKNMTNKNTVNTAGASEVIAKALNAKQWVILAIVTVIGTFSYIELLKYLGSALAVLDGATVVISIVAQVLMIMRYREQWALWIIVNIMTISLWAVMYFQNGETSTPLLVMYMMYLCNSIYGYYNWIQLEKRHHQH; this is encoded by the coding sequence ATGAATTCAACATCTCTTCTTACCAAACTTAAGCAGGAACTCTTTAGTGGTTGGACTAAATTTGAAGCCAGTTGGCTATTGCTTTTTCTTGCGATTCAAATCGGTATTTTTATTATTCAGCCTGACTCTTGGATTGCAACCATTGCTGCAATCACAGGCATTTTATGTGTCGTTTTTGTCGGTAAAGGTAAAATCAGTAACTATTTCTTTGGTCTGATCTCCGTTTCACTCTACGCTTACATTTCTTATACATTTAAGCTATACGGCGAAATGATGCTTAATTTATTAGTTTACGTACCGGTTCAGTTTATTGGATTTTACTTTTGGCGTAAAAATATGACCAATAAAAATACCGTAAATACTGCCGGTGCAAGCGAAGTGATTGCCAAAGCACTCAATGCCAAACAGTGGGTTATTTTAGCTATTGTGACCGTAATAGGAACGTTCTCTTATATTGAATTATTAAAATATCTAGGCAGTGCATTAGCCGTATTAGATGGTGCTACGGTTGTAATTTCGATTGTTGCTCAAGTCTTGATGATTATGCGTTATCGTGAGCAATGGGCATTATGGATTATTGTGAATATTATGACGATCTCGCTTTGGGCGGTGATGTATTTCCAAAATGGTGAAACAAGTACACCATTATTAGTGATGTATATGATGTATTTATGTAACTCTATTTATGGTTACTACAACTGGATTCAGTTAGAAAAACGACACCATCAACACTAA
- the ilvG gene encoding acetolactate synthase 2 catalytic subunit, translated as MNGSTLVIESLKAQGVTHLFGYPGGAIMPTYDAIYDSGLDHLLCRNEQGAAMAAIGYARATGKVGVCIATSGPGAANLITGLGDALADSIPIVAITGQVASPLIGTDAFQEADVLGLSLACTKHSFIVQSIEELPEIIAKAFQIAQSGRPGPVLVDIPKDIQVAPTSAQAVKYEKDLANAQEPAKLAAAFELLKQATKPILYVGGGVGMAGGVQAVRNFLEVTQMPSVSTLKGLGTISPEDPLYMGMIGMHGTRAANYAVQECDLLIACGARFDDRVTGKLDTFAPHAKVIHIDIDAAEINKLRQANVALKGDLIEAVNALAQPLNIDSWREHIRQLKSKLDFTYVENQGEGDIEPTALLHTLSQRKPKNAVVTTDVGQHQMWSAQHMQHFAPENFITSAGYGTMGFGLPAAIGAVKARPTDPVILITGDGSFMMNVQELGSIKRGNLPVKILLLDNQRLGMVRQWQSLFFKARHSETILDDNPDFVMLAKAFDIPAERIEKAGEVSEALDRLLNAKGAYLLHVCIPEESNVWPLVPPGACNTDMLDEEKN; from the coding sequence ATGAATGGCTCAACTTTAGTAATAGAAAGCTTAAAAGCGCAGGGCGTAACACATTTATTTGGTTACCCCGGTGGGGCGATTATGCCAACTTATGATGCAATTTATGATTCGGGGTTAGATCACCTTCTTTGTCGTAATGAGCAAGGCGCGGCAATGGCGGCAATTGGTTATGCAAGAGCGACAGGCAAAGTCGGCGTATGTATCGCGACATCAGGGCCTGGGGCAGCAAATTTAATTACCGGTTTAGGCGATGCCTTAGCGGATTCTATTCCTATCGTAGCCATTACAGGGCAGGTTGCCAGCCCATTAATTGGCACAGATGCTTTCCAAGAAGCCGATGTTTTAGGGCTTTCTTTAGCGTGTACCAAACATAGTTTTATTGTGCAAAGTATTGAAGAATTACCGGAAATCATCGCAAAAGCCTTTCAAATTGCGCAAAGTGGTAGACCCGGTCCGGTGTTAGTTGATATTCCTAAAGATATTCAAGTTGCACCAACTTCAGCACAAGCGGTTAAATATGAGAAAGATCTTGCAAATGCACAGGAGCCAGCAAAATTAGCCGCAGCCTTTGAACTACTCAAGCAAGCCACCAAACCGATCTTATATGTAGGCGGTGGTGTTGGTATGGCTGGCGGTGTACAAGCGGTCAGAAATTTCCTTGAAGTAACTCAAATGCCTTCGGTTTCAACCTTAAAAGGTTTAGGGACGATTTCGCCGGAAGATCCGTTATATATGGGTATGATCGGCATGCACGGCACTCGTGCGGCAAATTATGCGGTTCAAGAGTGCGATTTATTGATTGCTTGTGGTGCTCGATTTGATGATAGGGTTACCGGTAAATTAGACACCTTTGCACCTCATGCAAAAGTGATCCATATTGATATAGATGCCGCAGAAATCAATAAACTTCGTCAGGCAAATGTGGCGTTAAAAGGCGACCTAATTGAAGCGGTAAATGCCCTTGCCCAACCGTTAAATATTGACAGCTGGCGTGAACATATCCGCCAATTAAAAAGTAAACTTGATTTTACTTATGTGGAAAATCAGGGCGAAGGCGATATCGAACCGACCGCTTTATTACACACGCTTTCGCAACGTAAACCGAAAAATGCTGTTGTTACAACAGATGTCGGTCAGCATCAAATGTGGTCGGCACAGCATATGCAGCATTTTGCACCAGAGAATTTTATTACCTCTGCCGGTTATGGCACGATGGGATTTGGTCTACCAGCTGCCATTGGTGCGGTAAAAGCCCGCCCAACCGATCCGGTAATTTTAATCACGGGCGATGGCTCTTTTATGATGAATGTCCAAGAGCTTGGCTCAATTAAGCGTGGAAATCTGCCAGTGAAGATTTTACTGCTGGATAATCAGCGTTTAGGTATGGTAAGACAATGGCAATCACTTTTCTTTAAAGCGCGCCACAGTGAAACCATTTTGGACGATAATCCTGACTTTGTGATGTTGGCAAAAGCATTTGATATTCCGGCTGAACGCATTGAAAAGGCCGGCGAAGTGTCTGAAGCTTTAGACCGCTTGTTAAATGCTAAAGGTGCTTATTTACTTCACGTTTGTATTCCGGAAGAGAGTAACGTTTGGCCGTTAGTTCCACCAGGGGCTTGTAATACTGATATGCTTGATGAGGAGAAAAACTAA
- a CDS encoding ribonucleoside-diphosphate reductase subunit alpha, translating into MIYSNIRPDFAWLNEDSRLFLQRGYLLEGTTALDRIRYIAEHAEHKLGIEGFAEKFYHYMARGYFSLSSPIWSNFGLDRGLPISCFGSYIGDSIHEIMETTAEVGMMSKIGGGTSGYFGDIRPRGSAIKNNGKSDGSFNFSKLFDTVIDVISQGTSRKGQFAGYIDIEHGDIDEWLDIHTEGNPIQLMYYGVCVGREWLESMKAGDPYKRQLWAKLLQRKTETGIPYLFFKDNANAGRPDVYKDKNMTVHASNLCTEIMLPSSSDESFVCCLSSMNLLYFDEWKDTDAPEVLTYFLDVVMSEFIEKSKEIPFLHRATKFAIRHRALGLGVLGWHSYLQANNIPFDSFEAMQKNNLIFKTLQEKTLKASQELAQRFGEPELLKGYGRRNTTLMSIAPTKSSSFILGSVSPSVEPFKSNYYVKDLAKIKTVYKNPFLEKLLKEKGLDKEEIWESILHNDGSVQHLEQLSEHEKDVFKTFAEISQLSVIQQAAQRQKYIDQGQSINLMIHPATPARDLNQLYLTAEELGLKSIYYQNSMSAAQVFNRNLLSCSSCEG; encoded by the coding sequence ATGATTTATTCTAATATTCGCCCAGATTTTGCATGGCTAAATGAAGATAGCCGTTTATTTTTACAACGTGGTTATTTGCTAGAAGGCACAACCGCATTAGATCGCATTCGTTATATTGCAGAACATGCTGAACATAAGCTTGGTATTGAAGGCTTTGCAGAGAAATTCTACCACTATATGGCTCGCGGTTATTTCTCACTTTCTTCGCCAATTTGGTCTAATTTTGGCTTAGATCGTGGTTTACCGATTTCTTGCTTTGGTAGCTATATCGGCGACTCTATCCATGAGATCATGGAAACAACCGCTGAAGTGGGAATGATGAGTAAAATTGGTGGGGGGACATCAGGTTACTTTGGCGATATTCGTCCGCGTGGTTCAGCCATTAAAAATAATGGTAAATCAGACGGTTCGTTTAACTTTAGTAAATTATTCGACACAGTGATCGATGTAATTTCACAAGGGACATCACGTAAAGGTCAGTTTGCCGGCTATATTGATATTGAACATGGTGATATTGATGAGTGGCTAGATATTCATACGGAAGGTAATCCGATTCAGTTGATGTACTATGGCGTTTGTGTGGGGCGTGAATGGTTAGAGTCCATGAAAGCCGGCGATCCATATAAACGTCAATTGTGGGCAAAATTATTACAACGCAAAACGGAAACCGGTATTCCGTATCTATTCTTTAAAGATAATGCGAATGCAGGTCGCCCGGATGTTTATAAAGATAAAAACATGACTGTACATGCGTCAAATTTATGTACTGAAATCATGTTGCCATCAAGTTCAGATGAAAGTTTTGTTTGCTGCTTATCTTCTATGAACCTACTTTATTTTGATGAGTGGAAAGATACAGATGCACCAGAAGTATTAACTTACTTCCTTGATGTTGTAATGAGTGAATTCATTGAAAAGAGCAAAGAAATTCCGTTCTTACACCGTGCAACAAAATTTGCAATTCGTCACCGTGCACTAGGTTTAGGCGTATTGGGATGGCATAGTTATTTACAGGCAAATAATATTCCTTTTGACAGTTTTGAAGCAATGCAAAAAAATAACCTAATCTTCAAAACGTTACAGGAAAAGACCTTAAAAGCATCGCAAGAGTTAGCACAACGTTTTGGCGAGCCAGAACTATTAAAAGGTTACGGACGCCGCAATACTACTTTGATGAGTATTGCACCGACTAAATCAAGCAGCTTTATTTTAGGTAGTGTTTCGCCATCTGTTGAGCCGTTTAAATCAAATTACTATGTAAAAGATTTAGCGAAGATCAAAACTGTTTATAAAAACCCATTCTTAGAGAAATTACTCAAAGAAAAAGGGTTAGATAAAGAAGAGATTTGGGAATCGATTTTACATAATGATGGTTCTGTTCAACATTTAGAGCAGCTGTCAGAGCATGAAAAGGATGTATTTAAGACATTTGCTGAAATCAGCCAATTAAGTGTGATTCAACAAGCAGCACAGCGTCAAAAATATATCGACCAAGGTCAAAGTATTAACTTAATGATTCATCCTGCAACACCGGCACGTGATTTGAATCAGTTATATTTAACCGCTGAAGAGCTAGGTCTAAAATCAATTTACTATCAAAACTCAATGAGTGCTGCGCAAGTGTTTAACCGTAATTTGCTCAGCTGTTCAAGTTGCGAAGGTTAA
- the nrfA gene encoding ammonia-forming nitrite reductase cytochrome c552 subunit has translation MKRLTKSLAMATIAMLGCLSSSAWAEEKAAESLTDKALKHEKLGVEVESANHKFAEKYPLQYNSWKATSESTDRGSALALDPRYVVLWAGYAFSKEYNKPRGHYYSITDVRDILRTGAPKDENDGPQPMACWTCKGPDVARLIEEKGERGYFDPKWAKYGAEIVNSIGCADCHDTKSKDFQEGKPALRIARPHVLRALETVGWKFEDLDKHGKRAAVCANCHVEYYFKDKKDVTFPWDKGVDVDSIEKYYDEIQFTDWTHKLSRAPMLKAQHPDFEVWAQGVHGKNGVTCIDCHMPKVKDKDGKVYTDHKIGNPFDQFDATCKTCHEQSKETLQKRVAEHKKQVKDAMIKLEDQLVKAHFEAKAAWDNGATEEEMKDILTAIRHAQWRWDYSAAGHGSHIHAPDVTLHVIATGIDRAADARAKLGVVLAKHGVTTPVAIPDISTREKAQQAIGLDIPKEQAAKDEFLKTVVPQWEAQAREKGLLPAKEEPKAVAAPKAEAK, from the coding sequence GTGAAACGTTTAACTAAAAGTTTAGCAATGGCAACAATTGCCATGTTGGGCTGTTTATCATCTTCGGCATGGGCTGAAGAAAAAGCGGCTGAAAGCTTAACAGATAAAGCTTTAAAACATGAAAAATTAGGGGTTGAGGTGGAATCAGCAAACCATAAATTCGCTGAAAAATACCCACTTCAATACAACTCTTGGAAAGCAACCTCTGAATCGACAGACCGTGGTAGTGCATTAGCACTTGACCCTCGTTATGTTGTTTTATGGGCAGGTTATGCTTTCTCTAAAGAATATAACAAACCTCGTGGACATTATTATTCCATAACCGATGTACGTGATATTTTACGTACCGGTGCGCCTAAAGATGAAAATGATGGTCCTCAACCTATGGCGTGCTGGACTTGTAAAGGTCCGGATGTAGCACGTTTAATCGAAGAGAAAGGCGAACGTGGCTACTTTGATCCAAAATGGGCGAAATATGGTGCGGAAATCGTAAACTCAATTGGTTGTGCAGACTGCCACGACACCAAATCAAAAGATTTCCAAGAGGGTAAACCGGCATTACGCATTGCGCGTCCTCACGTATTACGTGCTTTAGAAACAGTAGGTTGGAAATTTGAAGACCTCGACAAACACGGCAAACGTGCGGCTGTCTGTGCAAACTGCCACGTGGAATACTACTTCAAAGATAAGAAAGATGTAACCTTCCCATGGGATAAAGGCGTGGATGTTGATAGCATTGAGAAATACTATGATGAAATCCAATTTACAGACTGGACACATAAATTATCTCGTGCACCGATGTTAAAAGCACAGCACCCTGATTTTGAAGTTTGGGCGCAAGGTGTTCACGGTAAAAATGGTGTGACTTGTATCGACTGCCATATGCCAAAAGTAAAAGATAAAGATGGCAAAGTTTATACTGATCACAAAATCGGTAATCCATTCGATCAATTTGATGCAACTTGTAAAACCTGCCACGAGCAAAGCAAAGAAACCTTGCAAAAACGTGTAGCAGAGCACAAAAAACAAGTGAAAGATGCCATGATCAAATTAGAAGATCAGTTAGTTAAAGCTCACTTCGAAGCAAAAGCTGCGTGGGATAACGGTGCAACAGAAGAAGAGATGAAAGACATCTTAACAGCAATCCGTCACGCTCAATGGCGTTGGGACTACTCAGCGGCGGGTCACGGTAGCCATATTCACGCACCGGATGTAACATTACACGTGATTGCAACAGGTATTGACCGTGCTGCCGATGCTCGTGCGAAATTAGGTGTGGTATTAGCGAAACACGGTGTTACAACACCAGTTGCAATTCCAGATATTTCAACACGTGAAAAAGCACAACAAGCAATTGGCTTAGATATTCCTAAAGAACAAGCCGCAAAAGATGAATTCTTAAAAACCGTTGTTCCACAATGGGAAGCTCAAGCACGTGAAAAAGGTTTATTACCTGCTAAAGAAGAGCCAAAAGCCGTTGCCGCACCAAAAGCAGAAGCAAAATAA
- the ilvM gene encoding acetolactate synthase 2 small subunit encodes MQQYHLTLKAHQRPETLERILRVVRHRGFELCTLNAEIQQKELVLSLVVQSSRELSLLVTQLEKLIDIVEVDYNQ; translated from the coding sequence ATGCAACAGTATCATTTAACCTTAAAAGCACATCAACGCCCAGAAACCTTGGAGCGCATTTTACGAGTTGTGAGACATCGAGGCTTTGAACTTTGCACGTTAAATGCGGAAATTCAACAAAAAGAGCTGGTGTTATCACTTGTTGTACAAAGTAGCCGAGAGCTTTCTTTACTGGTTACACAGCTTGAAAAATTGATTGATATAGTCGAAGTGGATTATAATCAGTAG
- the nrfC gene encoding cytochrome c nitrite reductase Fe-S protein, producing the protein MSCTRRDFVSGAGAIAVVASTGLATGVSLATGKEEKKIRYAMVHDENACIGCTACMDACRTTNKVPEGVSRLEIIRSEPYGEFPNVKYEFFRQSCQHCSNAPCVSVCPTGASFVDPETGIVDVHSDLCVGCQYCIAVCPYRVRFIHPEKKSADKCNFCRDTNLAEGKQPACVEACPTKALTFGDMNDPSSAVVQKVRQNPVYRTKVNLGTEPNLYHIPFGKGEHR; encoded by the coding sequence ATGAGTTGCACCCGTAGAGACTTCGTCTCAGGGGCAGGTGCAATCGCTGTGGTAGCAAGTACAGGGCTTGCTACCGGAGTCAGCCTTGCTACTGGGAAAGAAGAAAAGAAAATTCGCTATGCGATGGTGCATGACGAAAATGCCTGTATCGGTTGTACTGCTTGTATGGACGCTTGTCGCACAACAAACAAAGTCCCGGAAGGTGTTTCTCGTTTAGAGATCATTCGTAGTGAACCTTATGGCGAATTCCCTAACGTTAAATATGAATTTTTCCGCCAATCTTGCCAACACTGTTCTAATGCACCTTGTGTAAGCGTTTGCCCGACTGGAGCGTCTTTTGTCGATCCTGAAACGGGTATTGTGGATGTTCATTCAGATTTATGCGTAGGTTGCCAATACTGTATCGCAGTATGTCCGTATCGTGTTCGTTTTATCCACCCAGAGAAAAAATCTGCTGATAAATGTAACTTCTGTCGCGATACCAATCTTGCTGAAGGCAAACAGCCGGCTTGTGTGGAAGCCTGTCCAACGAAGGCATTAACATTTGGCGATATGAACGATCCAAGTAGTGCTGTGGTACAAAAAGTTCGTCAAAATCCGGTTTATCGTACAAAAGTAAATTTAGGTACAGAGCCGAATTTATACCACATTCCATTTGGTAAAGGGGAGCATAGATAA
- the pyrG gene encoding glutamine hydrolyzing CTP synthase has translation MATNYIFVTGGVVSSLGKGIAAASLASILEARGLNVTIMKLDPYINVDPGTMSPTQHGEVFVTQDGAETDLDLGHYERFIRSKMSKANNFTSGKIYSEVLRKERRGDYLGATIQVIPHITNEIKERVIEGGKGRDVVIVEVGGTVGDIESLPFLEALRQLAVDVGREKTLFMHLTLVPYIPTAGEVKTKPTQHSVKELLSIGIQPDVLICRSDRAIPANERKKIALFCNVPERAVISLKDVDSIYRIPELLKSQGLDSFVCERFRLNCPEADLSEWEQVLYQQANPTGEVTIGMVGKYVELPDAYKSVNEALKHAGLKNRLAVNIKYIDSQDVETKGVEVLQGVDAILVPGGFGYRGVEGKIRTAQYARENNIPYLGICLGMQIALIEYARNVAGMTGANSTEFDKECAYPVVGLITEWQDAEGNVEVRSDDSDLGGTMRLGAQQCHLIEGTKAREVYGSATIEERHRHRYEVNNVLLPQIEAAGLKVSGLSADRKLVEIIEVPNHPWFVAAQFHPEFTSTPRDGHPLFEGFVKAAKDHQDKQM, from the coding sequence ATGGCAACGAATTATATTTTTGTGACGGGCGGTGTTGTTTCATCTTTAGGCAAAGGGATTGCCGCTGCGTCTTTAGCCTCTATTCTTGAAGCTCGTGGTTTAAATGTCACCATTATGAAGCTTGATCCTTACATCAACGTTGATCCGGGTACAATGAGCCCAACGCAACACGGCGAAGTATTCGTGACTCAAGACGGTGCAGAAACTGACCTAGACTTAGGACACTACGAGCGTTTTATTCGCTCAAAAATGAGCAAAGCGAATAACTTTACCAGCGGTAAAATTTACTCTGAAGTATTACGTAAAGAACGCCGTGGCGACTATTTAGGGGCAACCATTCAAGTTATTCCACATATCACAAACGAAATCAAAGAACGTGTGATCGAAGGTGGTAAAGGGCGTGATGTGGTTATCGTTGAAGTGGGCGGAACTGTTGGCGATATTGAGTCTCTTCCATTCTTAGAAGCGTTACGCCAGTTAGCCGTAGATGTTGGTCGTGAAAAAACCTTATTTATGCACTTAACGTTAGTGCCATATATTCCAACTGCAGGCGAAGTAAAAACAAAACCAACTCAACATTCGGTAAAAGAGTTACTTTCTATTGGTATTCAACCAGACGTGTTAATTTGTCGTTCAGATCGTGCGATTCCGGCTAACGAACGTAAGAAAATTGCACTGTTCTGTAACGTACCGGAGCGTGCGGTGATTTCACTAAAAGATGTGGATTCTATCTACCGCATTCCAGAGTTATTAAAATCTCAAGGATTAGATAGCTTTGTTTGTGAGCGCTTCCGCTTAAATTGCCCTGAAGCAGATTTATCTGAATGGGAGCAAGTACTTTATCAACAAGCTAACCCAACAGGCGAAGTGACTATTGGTATGGTGGGTAAATATGTTGAATTACCAGATGCTTATAAATCGGTCAATGAAGCACTGAAGCACGCAGGTTTAAAAAATCGTTTAGCGGTAAACATTAAATATATCGACTCACAAGATGTGGAAACCAAAGGCGTTGAAGTATTACAAGGCGTTGATGCGATCCTCGTGCCGGGCGGTTTTGGTTATCGTGGTGTAGAAGGTAAAATCCGTACAGCACAATATGCTCGTGAAAATAACATTCCTTACCTCGGTATCTGTTTAGGTATGCAAATTGCGTTAATCGAATATGCCCGTAATGTTGCCGGTATGACAGGCGCAAACTCAACAGAATTTGATAAAGAGTGTGCTTATCCGGTTGTTGGTTTAATTACGGAATGGCAAGATGCGGAAGGTAATGTTGAAGTCCGCTCTGATGACTCTGATTTAGGCGGTACAATGCGTTTAGGTGCACAACAGTGCCACTTAATCGAAGGTACAAAAGCACGTGAAGTCTATGGCTCAGCAACGATTGAAGAACGCCATCGCCACCGCTATGAAGTGAATAATGTGCTTTTACCACAAATCGAAGCGGCAGGTTTAAAAGTCAGTGGTTTATCAGCAGATCGTAAATTAGTGGAAATTATTGAAGTACCAAACCACCCTTGGTTTGTAGCAGCGCAATTCCACCCGGAATTTACCTCTACGCCTCGTGATGGTCATCCACTCTTTGAAGGCTTTGTCAAAGCAGCAAAAGATCATCAAGATAAACAAATGTAA